One genomic segment of Hymenobacter psoromatis includes these proteins:
- a CDS encoding nitroreductase family protein encodes MADLTNVLQTEHPILPQFTQRRSPRAYTAQPVAAEALQRLFTAAGSAASCFGEQPWRFIVGSKATSPEAFEKILGALAPFNQTWVKEAPVLALAVAKTTFSHDGNPNAWARHDVGQATANLAVQAVELGLQIHQMAGFSPDAARAAFAIPADFELVSIFTIGYPGPADALPDPLKERETAPRTRKPLGEIMFEGGWPSVQGERYDQAKV; translated from the coding sequence ATGGCCGACCTCACCAACGTGCTCCAGACCGAGCACCCCATTCTTCCGCAGTTCACTCAGCGCCGCAGCCCGCGCGCCTACACCGCCCAGCCGGTGGCGGCCGAGGCGTTGCAGCGGCTTTTTACGGCCGCTGGTTCAGCGGCTTCGTGCTTCGGCGAGCAGCCTTGGCGCTTCATCGTGGGTAGCAAAGCCACTAGCCCCGAGGCATTTGAGAAAATCCTGGGCGCGCTGGCCCCCTTCAACCAGACGTGGGTGAAGGAAGCGCCCGTGCTGGCGCTGGCCGTGGCCAAAACGACCTTCAGCCACGATGGCAATCCTAATGCCTGGGCGCGGCACGACGTGGGCCAGGCCACCGCTAACCTGGCCGTTCAAGCCGTGGAGTTAGGCCTGCAAATCCACCAGATGGCCGGCTTCTCACCGGATGCTGCCCGCGCTGCCTTCGCCATTCCCGCTGATTTTGAGCTGGTTTCGATTTTTACCATCGGCTACCCCGGCCCGGCCGACGCACTACCCGACCCTCTCAAAGAGCGCGAAACCGCGCCCCGCACCCGCAAGCCGCTGGGCGAAATCATGTTTGAGGGCGGCTGGCCTAGCGTGCAAGGCGAGCGCTACGACCAGGCGAAGGTGTGA
- a CDS encoding glycosyltransferase, with product MQSLPPVPDALFPDSLLIEVAWEVCNQVGGIYTVIRSKVPATMPAWGGRYCLLGPYFPQMAQGEFESYDDDQLLGMNDPYARAVRTLREQGMDICLGVWLVTGRPRTVLINPFQKYNELATLKSDLWRDHQIPAPDNDDLLHQVIAFGHLATQFIETVARQSVDEWQVIGHFHEWMTGVAIPELRRRQVPVHLLFTTHATLLGRYLAMNDPNFYDNLMLVDWRAQARSFNIEPAVSMERAAAHGSHVFTTVSELTVRECIYLLDRIPDAVLPNGLNIERFVALHEFQNLHKLYKDKIHEFVMAHFFQSYAFDLDQTIYLFTSGRYEYHNKGFDLTLEALARLNHRLQQSGLEGQVVMFFITKRPYTSINPLVLQSRAQLEEVRQTCRAIEEQVGERLFYAAAASQNHRLPDLDSMVDDYWKLRYRRSLQSWKTTQLPSVITHNLVNDQDDDILNFVRRANLVNNQHDRVKIVYHPDFVSTTSPLFGMDYGQFVRGCHMGVFPSYYEPWGYTPLECVARGVPAITSDLSGFGDYVEKNVADHEDKGIFVVRRQERSFDQAAEELTEMLWNFVLLSRRERISQRNRVESSADIFDWKNLRVYYDRAYGLALERQ from the coding sequence ATGCAGTCCTTGCCACCGGTACCCGACGCTCTTTTTCCCGATTCCTTACTCATTGAAGTAGCCTGGGAGGTGTGCAACCAGGTCGGCGGCATCTACACGGTTATCCGCTCGAAGGTGCCGGCTACCATGCCGGCCTGGGGCGGGCGCTACTGCTTGCTGGGCCCTTACTTTCCGCAGATGGCCCAGGGCGAGTTTGAGAGCTACGACGACGACCAGCTGCTGGGCATGAACGACCCCTACGCCCGCGCCGTGCGCACGCTGCGCGAGCAGGGCATGGATATCTGCCTGGGCGTGTGGCTCGTCACGGGCCGGCCCCGCACGGTGCTCATCAACCCATTTCAAAAATACAACGAGCTGGCGACGCTGAAAAGCGACCTCTGGCGCGACCACCAGATTCCGGCGCCCGACAATGATGACCTGTTGCACCAGGTTATTGCCTTCGGCCACCTGGCCACGCAGTTCATCGAAACCGTGGCCCGCCAGTCGGTAGACGAGTGGCAGGTAATTGGGCACTTTCACGAGTGGATGACGGGGGTAGCCATCCCGGAATTGCGCCGCCGCCAGGTGCCGGTGCACTTGCTCTTTACCACGCACGCCACGCTGCTGGGCCGCTACCTGGCCATGAACGACCCCAATTTTTATGACAACCTGATGCTGGTGGACTGGCGCGCGCAGGCCCGCAGCTTCAACATCGAGCCGGCCGTGAGCATGGAGCGCGCCGCCGCCCACGGCAGCCATGTGTTCACCACGGTGAGCGAGTTGACGGTGCGTGAGTGCATTTATTTATTGGATAGAATTCCGGATGCAGTGCTGCCTAACGGGCTGAACATCGAGCGGTTTGTGGCCCTGCACGAGTTTCAAAACCTGCACAAGCTCTACAAGGATAAAATCCATGAGTTTGTGATGGCGCACTTTTTTCAGAGCTACGCCTTCGACCTCGACCAGACGATTTATCTCTTCACTTCGGGCCGCTACGAGTACCACAACAAGGGCTTCGACCTGACTTTGGAGGCTCTGGCGCGCCTCAACCACCGCTTGCAGCAAAGCGGCCTGGAGGGGCAGGTAGTAATGTTTTTTATCACCAAGCGGCCCTACACCAGCATCAACCCGCTGGTGCTGCAAAGCCGTGCGCAGCTTGAAGAAGTGCGCCAGACCTGCCGCGCCATTGAGGAGCAGGTGGGCGAGCGGCTGTTTTACGCCGCCGCTGCCAGCCAGAACCATCGCCTACCCGACCTCGATAGCATGGTGGATGATTACTGGAAGCTACGCTACCGCCGCAGCCTGCAAAGCTGGAAAACCACGCAGCTACCCTCCGTTATCACCCACAACCTGGTGAACGACCAGGACGACGATATTCTGAATTTCGTGCGTCGGGCCAACCTGGTGAACAACCAGCACGACCGGGTTAAAATAGTGTACCATCCTGATTTTGTGAGCACTACCTCGCCGCTGTTTGGCATGGACTACGGGCAGTTTGTGCGCGGCTGCCACATGGGCGTGTTTCCGAGCTACTACGAGCCCTGGGGCTACACGCCGCTGGAGTGCGTGGCGCGTGGCGTGCCGGCCATCACGAGCGACCTCTCCGGCTTTGGCGATTACGTGGAAAAAAACGTGGCCGACCACGAGGATAAGGGCATTTTCGTGGTGCGCCGCCAAGAGCGCAGCTTCGACCAGGCTGCCGAGGAGCTAACCGAGATGCTCTGGAATTTCGTGCTACTGAGCCGCCGCGAGCGCATCAGCCAGCGCAACCGCGTGGAAAGCTCCGCCGATATTTTCGACTGGAAAAACCTGCGCGTCTACTACGACCGGGCGTATGGGCTAGCCCTGGAGCGGCAGTGA
- a CDS encoding DUF4198 domain-containing protein: MRKALPLLLFLTTAALAHEFWLQPASFRTTVGASVPIKLLVGENFAGETWARPTRRVLRFVRLGPTPPDTTDLRPALLADSVAPALNCPTAGTHLVLLTSRPSFIELPAAKFTAYLREEGLGEALRQRQEADETPTKPGREAYRRCAKALVLATRGAALPPAAPDTAYRRVLGLPLELVLEQNPYRLRPGAALTVRVLREGQAVPGALVQVWQAAPATKNQPGPPLVTHFVTHANAQGRILLRLPTAGPYLLATVRIEAAPATLAARADWLSTWASLTFGGPGSLASQ, encoded by the coding sequence ATGCGCAAAGCCCTACCCCTCTTACTTTTCCTCACCACCGCCGCGTTGGCCCACGAGTTCTGGCTGCAACCGGCCAGCTTTCGCACAACTGTCGGCGCATCAGTACCTATCAAGCTGCTGGTGGGCGAGAATTTTGCGGGCGAAACCTGGGCGCGGCCCACGCGCCGGGTATTGCGCTTCGTGCGCCTCGGCCCTACCCCCCCCGACACCACGGACCTGCGCCCGGCGCTGCTGGCCGACTCCGTGGCCCCGGCCCTGAACTGCCCCACCGCCGGTACGCACTTGGTACTGCTCACCAGCCGGCCGTCGTTCATCGAGCTGCCCGCTGCGAAGTTCACCGCCTACCTGCGCGAGGAAGGCCTGGGCGAGGCCTTACGCCAGCGCCAGGAAGCCGACGAGACCCCCACTAAGCCTGGCCGTGAGGCATACCGGCGCTGCGCCAAGGCGCTGGTGCTGGCTACGCGCGGCGCGGCCCTACCCCCCGCCGCGCCCGATACCGCCTACCGCCGCGTGCTGGGCCTGCCGCTGGAGTTAGTGCTCGAGCAAAACCCCTACCGGCTGCGGCCGGGGGCAGCCCTCACGGTGCGGGTGCTGCGCGAGGGGCAGGCGGTGCCGGGCGCGCTGGTGCAGGTGTGGCAGGCCGCGCCTGCCACCAAAAACCAACCGGGGCCGCCACTGGTTACCCATTTCGTGACCCACGCTAATGCGCAGGGCCGGATACTACTGCGCTTGCCCACGGCTGGCCCCTACCTGCTGGCCACTGTGCGCATAGAGGCCGCGCCGGCTACCCTGGCGGCGCGGGCCGACTGGCTCAGTACGTGGGCTTCACTTACCTTTGGAGGGCCTGGCTCGCTGGCCAGCCAGTAG
- a CDS encoding STAS domain-containing protein, which produces MKYSIDKKESYTVITIDEKKLDTTVAPDLKSEFVKLNAEGSNNLILDLQNVKYTDSSGLSSILIANRLCNSTGGLLVLTGLQDHVLKLITISKLESVLHILPTVEEGIDRIFLHAIERDLTDKE; this is translated from the coding sequence ATGAAGTATTCCATTGATAAAAAAGAGAGCTACACCGTCATTACCATTGATGAAAAAAAGCTCGATACCACCGTTGCGCCTGACCTGAAATCGGAGTTCGTTAAGCTCAACGCGGAAGGTAGTAACAACCTGATACTGGACCTGCAAAACGTAAAGTACACCGACTCGTCGGGTCTCAGCAGCATCCTTATTGCCAACCGGCTGTGCAACTCGACGGGCGGCCTGCTGGTGCTCACCGGCCTGCAAGACCACGTGCTCAAGCTCATCACCATCAGCAAGCTGGAGTCGGTGCTGCACATCCTGCCCACCGTGGAAGAAGGCATCGACCGCATCTTTCTGCACGCCATCGAGCGCGACCTGACGGATAAAGAGTAA